tgtttatttttgtatattacttTTCTACCCCATTTCCTACTGAATTTTCTTGCTTATAGTAGTTTTTCAATTGATTCACTTGGGTTCTCTTGGAATATAAACATATtgacaaataaagataattttacctactccttttcaatttttatttctttttcttgtctaattgcattggCTAATAAAAGGTTACATAGTAATAGTGGTGAAAGTTTGTGTTCCTGTTCCCAACTCAGTGGAATTTCTAagtgtgatttcttcttttttttttttacgtaaaAGTGATACAAACAAGTGACAATGAATTGTTCTGTCCTCTAAGCTTGCTCCTCCTCTGGTGCTCCCTGTGTTATTGAGTTGAAGTACCACTCTGTTTCCCAAGGTAGAAATCTAGGCATccattttgtatttctctctctctccctcgctcTCAATAATCCAGGCCAACCAGCTGCCAAAtctgtcttcttctttctgtttcctctgccacCACCGCAGTCTGGTACTTTTCATGGCCTCAGAACATAACAAGGGCAGCCTCTGTGTTAGTCATCCTGCTTCCACTTTCACTTCCTTCAATCTTTTCCCCACAAAGCAGATGATACGGTCTTTCTAAACTTTTGGTTTACCACATGACTCCCCTCCTTAAAGCTCATCAATGGCTTATCTCTGCTCTTAGGCTGAAGACCAACATGCTCAACATGGTCCACAAAGCCCTGCTCCAtctgcctctgccttcattttttttttttaacataaatcaCTTTTCTGTTTAAATCTCTTCAATGGCTTTTTGGCTgttctcaaaataaaatccaaactttctCTGTGGGCTGCAAGGCCCCGGATGATCCAGTTCCTGTATACCTCCCCAGACTCCCCTCATGCCACCTGCCCTCTTGGCCACTATACTCTGGTTGCACTGTTCCCTTCCAGTACTTCTCATACACCGAGCTCTTTCCTACCCCGGGGTCTTTGCACTagctgtctcctctccctgcaaTGCTTTCCCCCAAGCTCTGAATGTCTACTAATTCTCCGCCTTTTGATTTAAGTCAAATGACACTTTCTCAGAATGTTCTTTTCTGAGCAGTCACTTATAGCCTCCACACCAGCTCCCTCTATTTCATcgccctgcttttttctctcaagGTGCTTAttaaatctgaaattatcttatttatatgTCCATTTATTTGTCATTGGTCCCGCCAAGAATATAAGCTCTATTTTGTTCACCACTCTATCCTCATATCCTAGCTGGTGCATGACACATAGTAGGCCCATTATACATGTTTGTTCTGTGAATGGATAGCCGAGATCATAGAGCCAGTCAACAATGGATCTAGAATTGCTTCTTTGCAATGTTGAAGGAAAGGTGTTGCCCCTTTCTTCCAGCAGGTGGAGCCAAAACCATACCTGGTCCTTAGcaggggcaggggttgggggcgTGTGACTGGCATGGCTGAGGGCAGCAGGAGACTCAAGGGAGAGGCAGGGGTTTTTGCTGTAATGCTGGATCCAAGTGCAGAGGAAGTCAAGATGGCACTTCTCCCAAAGGATTGGGAGGTACGAGCTGTCCAGAAAGGACAAGTAGTAGCTAACGACCCAAGGGGTTTCTGGGATCCCAGATTGCTTTCCCACTCCCCCCACCTATGCCACCCCCAAATCATCCCCCAAGAAGTCAGAAGGAGGATTTGAGGAGGAGATCAATTTTCTGTGAGCATGAAACTGGAGAGAGGCCAGCGTTTTCAATTCCAAATCCCCACTGTACagttgggggaaactgaggccaagagagaagCATCATAGAGGGTCAGTGGGATTTGGATACGGCTCACAAAGCCCTTTCATCATAGCTCACGTTTATTCAGCTTCACATGTCCCACCCTACCCCACCATGCCTGGCCTTGGGCTCAGTGTGGGCGACCACGATGAAGGAGGCATGGGGTAGGGGGCAGGAATGGCTTTAGAGAGGCAGGCTGGAGCCAAGACACACTGGACCAATGTCTGCCAGATGAACCAGGGGCCGGAGGTGTATTCCAGGGCTGGGCAGCTGCCTGCACAAAGGGCTGCATCCAGACCTGCGGCGGTCCGCGGGGGTCTCGGACTTCCTCCTGAAGGCAATGGGGACTCCCCGAAGGGTTTCTAAACAAGAGAGCTACTTGCTTATCTTGAAGAGTTTGCAGAAGAAATGTGAGGAGATCAAATCAAAGACAGAGGCCAGTGAGGATGCTGGTATAATCATCCAAGTGAGAGAAGATAAGACCTGATAAGTAATTGTAGGGATGAGAAAGAAGCAAGCTTGAGTGGTTTAGGAAATTAATTTTCCTGGTTTAAAGACAGGATTTGGTAGTTAATGattggagcagagggagaggggaagtgtGAGCAAACTTTATGTCATAGTCCCCACGCGCTCCAGCTACGGGGGCCAGAccagagcccagggctcctgCCCTGCCCGGGCAGCCTCTGTCCCTGAGATGGCAGCTCCAAAGGCAGTGGGACCTGGTTTGGCAGTGGCAAAACTATTGGTTCCCATAACAGCCTAAAGGAGTGGCTAAGAGCCCAGGACTTATAGCTGGACAGCCTGGATTCCAATGTCAGTTCCTCCTCTCACTGTCtgatgaccttggacaagctacttaacctttcagtgcctcagtttccttatctgtaaaatggggataagaaagtacctacctcagagggaCGATATGAAGGCTAATTGAATTGATATTAAGCATGTCTAACTGTACCTGTTAGCAATGCTGTGAATTTATAAAAGTGGCTTGGCAGAGCTTTATCAGCAAAAATGGAGCCTCATACCCAAAGTGAAAACCAAGCCTAAATAGCGTAAGCACttttcttctctgggcctcatttataaaataaataggttgAACTAGTAGCCCCTGACCCTGCCAgctttgcttttctgatttttggAGCTTGGCCTAAGCATGGGAAATCCAGTGACGTGCTGGGGCAAGCTCCTACAGGCTTGCAAGAGTAGACTGTTAAGTTttcccggggccagccctggtggcctagtggttaagtttagcgtgctctgcttcagcagcccgagttcAACTCCCGGGTATGGAACCACCCCtgtcgtctgtcagtggccatgctgtggcagcagctcacatacaaaaagagaaagattggcaacagatgttagctcctggtgaatctttctcagaaaaaaaaaaaaaaaaggggccaatcctggtggcctagtggctcAGTTCAGGGCACTCCATTTAGCAGCCCAgttttggttcctgggcacagacctacaccacttgtctgtcagtggccatgttatGGAGgaagggtgaatcttcctcaggattaaaaaaaaaaatttcttttcaggaaTGTTGTAAGACAGTATAACCGTTGGTAACTTGAAATTGGCtacagtgggagtatttacactgTGGAAATAGGCCGATGCTATAAACTAGGCCTTTCCCGCCACTCTTCTCCCCACCAGAGGTGGTTTTTCACCAACACACCAATGGTGAGACCCCCTCctcaacagacacacacacccagccAGGTCTGTTCTCACTCTCCAACACTGTCATTAACAGTTGTGCAGAAGCAGGTCTCTAGGACCCCATAGGGCCTCAGTCACACGGAGACTGCACCGGCACAGCCAGCGCCATGCGCTCAGGCACGCACAGAGCGGGAAACACAGCGCGCGGGCCCGGGCGGAGCAACCAACCGTCTGCCAGTCAGTCAGTCATTCTCAGACACAGGGGAACGGAGGGTTGTGGGGAAGGTACTGGAGTCTCACAGAGCCAGGATGGAATTCCAGATGTGAGCCAAGGCCCTCTCTACACTAgagctcagcttcctcatctttaaaacagagaCCATCGGAACTTAGCCAAATGGTTTCAAAGATTAAGCGAGAACACCAGCAAAGTGACCACGACGCCTGCACCCCGTGCCTGGTACAGAGAGGTGTTTCATAAGTTAGGTGATGCTGTTATCACACCTCAAGATGCACTCTCCCCACCCAGGGCACCTGCAACTCAGTGTTCCCTCTCACTATCCGCATCTGGGCATAGAAGGGCTCGGCGAGTGGCCGAGGATAAAGACAGAAACAGGCAGCTCTGTTTTCCAgcttttatgaaaattaataacattaatagctcacagacatatacatacacacattgcTATGTACACGGTCATTAAGTTATTAATTAGTCTCTGTATAAAACGTTTCTACATTAGTGTTCCGGGCTAGGCCCGATCAGTCCTTGGCATATTCACAGTAGCAGCCCCAGGGCTCGGCCCCATGGGTGAGCAGAGGGGAGGCAGGCGGCTATACGGATGGCTCGCCCCACAGTGGGCACAGGAGGTGTCCTGGGCCGCTTATTCTCGAGTCTTTGGCTCCCTTCCTGGCATCTGGAGACCAGATGTTCAGTGAGTGGGCCAGCAGGCCTGGATTCCTGTGGCCTGGTGATCCAGGCCCTGTGCATGGAGGCTTCGGGCAACACCACAGGCCCTAGAGGATGCTGGCCAGCTCTGTAGAGTCTGTGTCAGAGCAGCCCGAGCTGCTGGCCTCTTCCCTGCAACAGCCAGAGGAGACGGGTTGAAGGAAgcacccttcccctcccctgccccgaCCTGCTTCATTGCTCATGGGATCTTGGCCCTGCAATATTAGCCAGCTCTGAGGCAAGTCTAAaccacaggccatagtttgctcaATCCCACTTGCAACCTGGAAACTGCCAGTTGGTCTGTTCACTGCTCTTGCTCCTCACGGGCCACCAAAAGCCCCAGGACAATGCTCTGGCCTGAGCTGGCTGATGGGCTGGCATGACTCTCTCCACCCTGCCAGCTTGTCTCCTGAAAGGCAGGGCTCAGGCCACACCCGAGGTCCTGCCCGCCAGGGGAGCTGTGAAGAatgcaggctctggagtcagaacgCCCTCCCGGGGCTCAAAGCCCACCTCTACCCCTTATCAGCTGGGCCAGTCACTTCCTTCtgcttaagcctcagtttcttgatctgcAGAGTGGGAATTGTAGCATCTCTGACACCTGGGCTCCTTGAAGGACTACAGGAGATCAGGCATGCACACTCCCTGAAGGCaggatgtttgtttgtttcatccactagagcaatgcctggcacatagtaggcttccaataagtatttgttgaatggataaatgtaaAACCACTCAGCCCTGCCCCTGGCATGCAGCTACGTGTTGAAGAACTGTCAGCTGCCATGATTGTGAATCAGCCATGGGAAGGGGCCAAGCAGGAGTCGGCAAGCACAGATGTATGGGAGGCAAGTCCGGACTTGGCCACAGGAGGCCCAAATTGAGGGCACAGACCAGATTatgcccctcctccacctctccaGCCCTCCCGGCTCTCACCGCAGAGCCTGCAGGGCTTTCTTGTTCTGTCGCCGCTTCTCCTCGTCAATGGGGTACAGTTTGAAGAGCAGCAAGCCCAGCAGGATGAGGACTATGGGAGTCATGGTCACCAGCATCTTCAGCGTAAACTTGACGCGCCTCGGCTGGGTGCAGCCACGGGTTTGGTAGCCGGCAAAGCTGTGGGACCCAGTGGGCAGGGGAGTATGAGGATGGGGCGCCTGGGGCCCGCCGTGCCCAGCACTGGCCCAGACCCCCAGCCCACTCACTCAAGACTGAGGGTGGAGATGCCCAGTGAGACTCCGGAGGCGAACTTGGTGAAGAAGACatagaaggagaagaagatgggcTCGGTTCCACGGGAGTGGGGCTGCTTCAAGTGGAAGTCGTCAATGACGTCGGGCAGCATGGACCTGTATAGAGTGGTGGCAGCCATGAGGAGCCACCCATCTGGCAACCCCAGACCCCCACTAGCCTGTATGGGGCCTCTGTCTGCAGCCGCTCTGCAGCCCCACAGGCACAAGCTCAGTGAGGAGATGGCAActttttgtgaaaagaaaaaaaggccccTTCCTCCAAGATGAAGTAGCCCCTCTCTAGGTGCTCAGCGTGGCACGTAGAATGCAGACCAGATTTTAGCCCCATTTCCTACCCTGATTAGGTGTTCTTGCACAGTTCACAACCTATATAACTGTCCAGGGGAgactcaccccacccccaacctggACCCACAGAATGGCCTATAGGAAGAGAAGCCTCCACAGAATTCTCCCCAAAGAGCTTCAGAACTGGGGGAGTGGAGGGCTGGGGAACACACCCAGGTGGGCCTATATATACTTGCCAGGGTAGTAAGAAGGCAGCTGCTACACTGATGCCAGCTGCCACAGCTACCACGTATGTGATGATCAGGTTACGCTCCATGAGGGCCACCAAGGTGAGAAATGGCACTGCTGACTATGGGAGGGGATGGGTGCAGGAAGACGAGTCAGCTGAGAGGCTCCCACCAGCAACCCCAACCAGCCCAGGCCCTACCCTTTGGCCACTCACAGAGATCCCAATGTATACAGCCGTCTTTTTGCCAAACCGGGTTAGGAACCATTGCCAGATGGGGATGGTGAATGTGGCCGAGAGCTGAGGATGGACAAAGTGGGTGAGGGAAGGGGGTCAGAGCCACAGAACCCCTCCTGCCCTTCTCAGGACCCCAAAGGTGTTCCCAGCCCTGCCTGAGAGCAGCCAGATGACATCTTCTGGGCAGTGAGGACGCTGACAGGCACTCTCACTGCCCTCCGGGGAGCCAAGAGCTGGGGCCAGTCTCGTACCCTGCCTCTCTGAGCACAGCCGAGCACAAAGTCCCCAAGTTCCTGGCCTCCACACCTCTGCTTTTGCTATGCTCTCTACTTGAACATCCAACCCCcaacttgttcttttctttttttcccagttttattgaggtacaattgacatataacattgtattagtttaaggtgcacaacatAACGGTTTGAAAGATGGACCCAAACTCTTTCTTTCACAGTCCTACCTAAGCAGTTGTAGGTCAGGTCCAACCAAATATTCTGAGAAGCCTCCCTCATCCTTTCACGACCTTGGGCCAGCCTGGGAAACATCCTCTGACTACCCAAAGAACCTTCTCGCAGCCTATGCCACTTCAGCCCAGGCTGCCTACCCACCCTCAGGGCCCCGCACGCACCATGATGGCCAGTAGCAGATTCTGGAATTCATTGCGGAAGCCCAGGGTGTAGGTGCAAAACAAGGCGAAGTTCCCTTCCACCAGCTGGGGGATGGggcaaggaagggaaaaggaaacgCAAGGAAAGAGGTGATGTTGGGGCTAAGCCTCCCCAAGACATTCCCTGTGCTCCAGGGACCTCTGTTtaacccacccccacccacctatCCCTCAGGCTTTGTCACAACCTGAGTCCTTGGCCTCCCTCCCGCCACCCGCCAGGCTGAGCATGTCAGGCTTCCCCCACTCACCATGAAAGCCAGGGAGGTGAAGAGGAAGCCGGCAATAAGCTTGACGTACGGGCCGTGGCTCATGACCAGCCGGAGGCCCCGAAAGAAGGACATCGGCTCAGCCTGCTGAGTCTCATAGGGTTCTGGGGTCCAGAAGGGACAGTGAGGAAGGAGTGGAGGCCCCTCCCAAAGCctgaggcccaggcagagggacaaAGCCACCCTGTGGTGGGGCTTgcacccctccccagggcccctcacCTCTTTGCTCCCGCACGCCCAGGATCAGGATGACAGCACAGATGATATAGATGGTGGCAATGACCCCTGCTGCCAGCAGGTATGCATTTTGCTAGAAAGGGGGTAAAGGTGACATAGAGAGACAGTCAGTCTGATCTCTTCCCATCTCCCAGTAGCTCCACTCAATGACCTCGGACCAGTCCCTTCTCCGGGGGCCTCACTGTCTCCATCTGCGAACTGGGAAAATCATCCTGGGCTGGCTGCTGCTTCCTAAGGCTGGGCAAAGTCCAGAGGAACAAAATGTTAAGAAGCCAGGCCATGGAGTTGGAGAGACCACAGTTCAAATCTCCCCAAATCCAGTTTCTGTAACTCAtgggctctgtgaccctgggaaaaTTGTTTAGCTGCTcgatgcttcagtttccttatctgcaaagtgGGCACATTAACAGCTTGTATATCAAATACTGGACATGTAATGAACACTAGCTATTACGACTATTTTGAGGATGACTGCAAACCACCCCATTGTcccttatctccccaaatctccgcCCTGCCAGGGGCCTCACCGTTTCTCTGAGTGAGGTGGTGCTGTGTGTGCGATTGGCACCTTCCAAGGCCACTGCAGAAATGTTGCGGTCCTGGAGACAAGGTGTATCCGCTTGGCCCACGATTTGCCCCTGGATCGCTGTTCCCAGCACTGTGCCCAGCACCTCCACAGTCATCCCTGAGCAGTGAAAGGGAGGTCCTTTGGAGGAGCCTCGTGACTTGTGGGCCCCAGGGGAAGAAGGTACAGTGGAGAGAAGCCCAGCTCTTAGCCCCAGGTGATGGCAGAAGCTCAGGGTGGGTATAAGGTGGTCGAGCGGATGGCACCTTGGCCTAAATTCATGGCCTTGCTCTGTGTGACCTCTGGCTAGTCCCCGTACCCCTGTGGTCTCACCAGAGCAATAAGGGGATTGAGTCATTTTTAAGATGGTCTCACACTCGCTTCCAGCAAGGGAAGAAATGTGCCAGGAGGGTCAGGGAACAGTCGGCCCAGGGTCCCTGGTGGGTAGAATCAGTGGGCTGGGGAGAGACTTACGATACGCAGTGGCAGAATCCCGCTCACTCTGTTCTGTGCTGATGAACATGGTGAGAGCTGAGTAGGGAACGTGGAAACACTGGCATGGAAGAGAGGCCCTCGGCCAGTCAGACAATGGACAGACAGATGTGGTTTCGGCCACCAACCCTGGAGGCCCCAGGGActgccctcacccctgcccccagaCACCCAGGGGAGGTGCCCACACTCACTGTGACCAGTGTCTCAAAGAGGCAATAGAAAAGCAGGTACCACAGGCTCTGGCCCTGTGGGAAGTCAGGCACGAACCAGATGAGGAAGTAGGCAACGACGGCCAGGGGCGTGGAGAAGATGATCCTGAGGAAGGCGAGCTCTCAGTGGGGGCTGGATGCCAAAACCCCAGGAGCTGGGCCCAGCCTGGATTGCTCTGTAGCCCCAGAAGGTGCCTGCCAAGAAGGAAATTCTTCCCCCGAATCCACCCACCCCAGGGTCTCTGGGAAGAGGCTGATAGCCAAGACAGGGCCCCCGGACTGAGATCCTGAGCATGAGGTCAGATCCTGAGTCTCACCTACGTCTCCCCAAGGGAGAGGGCTCCAGAGGCAGGGGCTTCCCATGGGATGGGGTGGCTGAGAATGGAGGCCAAGACAGCaggtggtggggcagggaggcagggagaaggagcGACCCCCAATGCTGGTGTtctcacatgtgtgcacacacagggGTAGGGGAGGCCAACTCCAGGCGAAGGGTTTCCTTCTGGGGGGGCCTAGTGAAATAACTATACCGGGGGCAACTGTCTGCCCCTCACTTGTGAGTCCCACACTACCACAAGTGGTTAGACCTCAGGATGGGCTAACTTCGTGGCATGAGTATAGAAAGGCAGCAGAGAGCAGTGGTTAAACGGTCTTTGGAGCCATGCTTCAGGGATCCAATACTAACTCTACCAAGAACTATAAATAACTtagtcttgggcaagttacttaacttctctgaggctcattttctcctctgtaaaacaagAATAGTAATAGCACTGACCTCCCACTCAACATTTACTCAAGAAATACTCAAGTGCCAAGTCAGTGCCGAGCGCTGTTCTATTTACTTAGAATGCACCAGTGAACAAGCAGCCAGGTCACTGCCCTGGTGGAACTCACATTCTAGTTggcaaacaaaaaagtaaacacaattaaaaagttatatatactattcagccttaagaaggaatgaaattctgacacatgccacaacacagatgaaccttgaagacattatgctaagtgaaataagccagtctcaaaaggacaaatatcgtatgatccCACTTACGTGAGGCACCTAGAGTAGTTAAATGGAGAGACAGAATGTAGAAGGGCggtgccagaggctggggggagggaggatggggagttattgtttaatgggtttAGAGTTTCggtttgggaagaggaaaaagttcAGGaaatggacggtggtgatggttgtacaacaatgtgaatgtacttaaggccactgaattgtacatttaaaaatggttaaaatggtaaactttatgttatgaatattttacaacaatgaaaaaaatttatgggggggggggccagcccggtagcatagtgggtaagttcgcacattctgcttttgtggcccagggttggctggttcggatcctgggtgtggacctacgcactgcttggcaagccatgctgtggcaggcgtcccacataaagtagaggaagatgggcacggatattagctcagggcgtcttcctcagcacaaagaggaggattggcagtggatgttagctcagggctaatcttccccccaaaaaaaaattttaaaaaaatttataggggctggccttctggtgtagtgattaagtttgtgctctgTTTTGATGGCCTAGGgtctgccagtttggatcctgggtacggacccgaatactgctcatcaagtcatgctgtggcagcatcccacatatgaaatagaggaggaCAGGCACACACGTTGACTCGGGCTAACGGGGATTAGGAGTATGGGGGTGCAATTCATAACCGAGTGGACAGGGTAGCCCTCATCGAGAAAGTGACATCTCTGCCAAGACTTGAATGACAGGAGGGAGTGGGCCTTGCAGACATCTGAGGCAAGAGTATGCCAGGCAAGGGAAAGTCATTGCAAATGTCCTCAAGCGGGAGATGTGCCTGGCAGTTCTGAGGGAGGGCAAGGAGGCCATTGGGGCTGGAGTGGAGCAAGCATGGGAGATGGAATTAGATGAAGTTGAAGAGGAAATGGAGTACCAGCTCAGGTCGAGTCTTACAGGCCAGTGAAAGCACTTTGGTTCTATTTCATAGGGTTGAAGTAGTTTTCATAAGACTTAAGTAAGTTGATATTAAAACGTGGGATACTGCTTGGGGCACGGTAAGTGTCTGCTGTGATGATCACACCAGGAAAGCTCAGCCGGAGGGCACAGGCCCACAGCCAGGGACTGCGGAGAGCACTGGGCTGGGAATCCGAGctcaggcccagccctgctgcaTCTCGGTCTCCGGCGTGAGCCTGCCGATGCCCTACCTCTCACGGGGCAGCCTTGGGAACTCCAGGGAAAGTGTCTGTCAAAGTCTTCCTGGTCCGAAGGGGGCATTTAAATGCTggttgagggcaggggctgggctgaggcCCGGCAGGAAAGTGGTCCACAGGGCTCATGAACCCCACAGGGCCCAGCCTCTTCCTACCCTGAAAGGAGTAGGGGTGCTGGATCCCAGGcctgaggcagggcctgggtcCCAATGGTGGTGTGGACAGGAAGGATGTCACATACACTACATGGCAAAGCCTCAGTTCATGAGGGATCCAGCGTGCACTCAGACATAGGGGTGGGCATACCACTCAAGAGGCATCACCAGGAGTCACCACCCAGACAGGTGAGGACACGTACACAGACATCCTGCTAATTCAGAAACGGGCCTGAAGGGCCCTCACCAACGTCACCAAGCCAGCTGCCACACCTGCTCAGCGAGAGGCCCTCAGATCCTACCTCCCACAGACAgggcctcctctgctctccctccctgccctcctccacccctcccgaATGCCCGTAGAACAAGGGCTCCTCGTCAGCCTTCGTCAAATACTCAAACACTCCATCCTCTCCCAGACGAATGTAACTGGGAGTAACCCTGGCTGCTGCCGCCCTGGGCTGGCCAGAGCAGCTGCCTCCCATTGGCTGGGCCTCATGAGGAGATGTGGCAGCAGAGTCCCGCCTCCCACTGGTTACCAGGGAGGCGAGTACCTCATGGGCTGGCTCTCTGGGATCACCAGCCTGAGCAGCCTGCCCAGGTAAAGCAGGTTGCCTTGCCTCTCTTCCTCACTGAAGCCAGGATCAAAGGCTCCAATCTGGGCCCTAGCCAGGGGCTGGCGGGATGCGGGATTCGGGACTCGAATGGGAGGGAGGGCATCGTGAGAAAGGAAGCTTGCAGGGGGGGCGGGGGCTGTGGGAAGAGCTTTGAAGGCCTTGAAGGCCGGAGACCAGGTATGGGCGCCCCTGGGGCAGGAAGGCGCCCACTTGAGCCTGGATGGGCTGGAGATGAAAGGGGTATGTCCCCCCCTCACCAAGCAGGATGTCCTGGAGGGAACCAGAGCCCCGGCCTGTCAGCCTGTCCTGTGTGCCTCCCTTTACTGTCTGATCTGGCACCACCTCCTCCCATTTTGCCCCAGAGCCTGAGGCTGGGTAGTGTTCGCTTTGTACTGAAGAAAAAGTTTGCCTTATCCAAGGGGCCAGAGGTTGTGGCCCCTGCTATTCCACTCTTGGCATCACCTTCCA
This genomic interval from Equus quagga isolate Etosha38 chromosome 5, UCLA_HA_Equagga_1.0, whole genome shotgun sequence contains the following:
- the MFSD2A gene encoding sodium-dependent lysophosphatidylcholine symporter 1 isoform X3 encodes the protein MAKGEGAESGSAAGLLPAGIIQAGERPAQKEPKKKQQLSVCSKLCYAVGGAPYQVTGCALGFFLQIYLLDVAQVDPFSASIILFVGRAWDAITDPLVGFFISKSSWTRLGRLMPWIIFSTPLAVVAYFLIWFVPDFPQGQSLWYLLFYCLFETLVTCFHVPYSALTMFISTEQSERDSATAYRMTVEVLGTVLGTAIQGQIVGQADTPCLQDRNISAVALEGANRTHSTTSLRETQNAYLLAAGVIATIYIICAVILILGVREQREPYETQQAEPMSFFRGLRLVMSHGPYVKLIAGFLFTSLAFMLVEGNFALFCTYTLGFRNEFQNLLLAIMLSATFTIPIWQWFLTRFGKKTAVYIGISSAVPFLTLVALMERNLIITYVVAVAAGISVAAAFLLPWSMLPDVIDDFHLKQPHSRGTEPIFFSFYVFFTKFASGVSLGISTLSLDFAGYQTRGCTQPRRVKFTLKMLVTMTPIVLILLGLLLFKLYPIDEEKRRQNKKALQALREEASSSGCSDTDSTELASIL
- the MFSD2A gene encoding sodium-dependent lysophosphatidylcholine symporter 1 isoform X4 gives rise to the protein MAKGEGAESGSAAGLLPAGIIQAGERPAQEPKKKQQLSVCSKLCYAVGGAPYQVTGCALGFFLQIYLLDVAQVDPFSASIILFVGRAWDAITDPLVGFFISKSSWTRLGRLMPWIIFSTPLAVVAYFLIWFVPDFPQGQSLWYLLFYCLFETLVTCFHVPYSALTMFISTEQSERDSATAYRMTVEVLGTVLGTAIQGQIVGQADTPCLQDRNISAVALEGANRTHSTTSLRETQNAYLLAAGVIATIYIICAVILILGVREQREPYETQQAEPMSFFRGLRLVMSHGPYVKLIAGFLFTSLAFMLVEGNFALFCTYTLGFRNEFQNLLLAIMLSATFTIPIWQWFLTRFGKKTAVYIGISSAVPFLTLVALMERNLIITYVVAVAAGISVAAAFLLPWSMLPDVIDDFHLKQPHSRGTEPIFFSFYVFFTKFASGVSLGISTLSLDFAGYQTRGCTQPRRVKFTLKMLVTMTPIVLILLGLLLFKLYPIDEEKRRQNKKALQALREEASSSGCSDTDSTELASIL
- the MFSD2A gene encoding sodium-dependent lysophosphatidylcholine symporter 1 isoform X2 → MAKGEGAESGSAAGLLPAGIIQAGERPAQVKEPKKKQQLSVCSKLCYAVGGAPYQVTGCALGFFLQIYLLDVAQVDPFSASIILFVGRAWDAITDPLVGFFISKSSWTRLGRLMPWIIFSTPLAVVAYFLIWFVPDFPQGQSLWYLLFYCLFETLVTCFHVPYSALTMFISTEQSERDSATAYRMTVEVLGTVLGTAIQGQIVGQADTPCLQDRNISAVALEGANRTHSTTSLRETQNAYLLAAGVIATIYIICAVILILGVREQREPYETQQAEPMSFFRGLRLVMSHGPYVKLIAGFLFTSLAFMLVEGNFALFCTYTLGFRNEFQNLLLAIMLSATFTIPIWQWFLTRFGKKTAVYIGISSAVPFLTLVALMERNLIITYVVAVAAGISVAAAFLLPWSMLPDVIDDFHLKQPHSRGTEPIFFSFYVFFTKFASGVSLGISTLSLDFAGYQTRGCTQPRRVKFTLKMLVTMTPIVLILLGLLLFKLYPIDEEKRRQNKKALQALREEASSSGCSDTDSTELASIL
- the MFSD2A gene encoding sodium-dependent lysophosphatidylcholine symporter 1 isoform X1 translates to MAKGEGAESGSAAGLLPAGIIQAGERPAQVKKEPKKKQQLSVCSKLCYAVGGAPYQVTGCALGFFLQIYLLDVAQVDPFSASIILFVGRAWDAITDPLVGFFISKSSWTRLGRLMPWIIFSTPLAVVAYFLIWFVPDFPQGQSLWYLLFYCLFETLVTCFHVPYSALTMFISTEQSERDSATAYRMTVEVLGTVLGTAIQGQIVGQADTPCLQDRNISAVALEGANRTHSTTSLRETQNAYLLAAGVIATIYIICAVILILGVREQREPYETQQAEPMSFFRGLRLVMSHGPYVKLIAGFLFTSLAFMLVEGNFALFCTYTLGFRNEFQNLLLAIMLSATFTIPIWQWFLTRFGKKTAVYIGISSAVPFLTLVALMERNLIITYVVAVAAGISVAAAFLLPWSMLPDVIDDFHLKQPHSRGTEPIFFSFYVFFTKFASGVSLGISTLSLDFAGYQTRGCTQPRRVKFTLKMLVTMTPIVLILLGLLLFKLYPIDEEKRRQNKKALQALREEASSSGCSDTDSTELASIL